The Alosa sapidissima isolate fAloSap1 chromosome 16, fAloSap1.pri, whole genome shotgun sequence genome has a segment encoding these proteins:
- the LOC121685440 gene encoding FAS-associated death domain protein-like gives MPNAEQAFNAMLLDISNELNEKNLEELKFLCSNKIGKKHLENVKVGIDLFRHLKEVNELRLDDATFLCTLLNQIKRRDLFDKVQVYMQKNATRDIGLTETEEQAKVKIAVDVIVANLGTRWRQYARKLGLHDAKLDQIREKHPFNLEEQVMEVINVWKGMHKEDVKAAVLIEALRSCKLNHTADLVEKEIAVFQTTRTSEVGQT, from the coding sequence ATGCCTAACGCGGAGCAAGCATTTAACGCTATGTTGTTAGATATCTCTAACGAGCTCAACGAAAAGAACTTGGAGGAGCTGAAGTTCCTGTGCTCTAATAAAATCGGGAAGAAACACCTGGAAAATGTAAAGGTGGGCATTGATCTTTTTCGGCATCTCAAGGAAGTAAATGAACTAAGACTTGACGATGCAACGTTTCTCTGCACATTACTGAATCAAATAAAGCGACGGGATCTTTTTGACAAAGTGCAGGTGTACATGCAAAAGAATGCAACAAGAGATATAGGTCTAACTGAAACCGAGGAACAAGCAAAAGTGAAAATAGCAGTTGATGTCATTGTTGCTAACCTTGGGACACGCTGGCGACAATATGCCAGGAAGCTTGGACTGCATGATGCAAAACTTGACCAAATCCGTGAGAAGCACCCTTTTAACCTCGAGGAGCAGGTGATGGAGGTCATCAATGTGTGGAAGGGGATGCACAAAGAGGATGTCAAGGCAGCTGTTTTGATAGAAGCACTTCGCTCTTGCAAGCTAAATCACACCGCTGATCTAGTTGAGAAGGAGATTGCTGTATTCCAGACAACTCGGACGTCGGAGGTCGGACAAACTTGA
- the nsmce4a gene encoding non-structural maintenance of chromosomes element 4 homolog A gives MSESRRRSAKGGQQQEASSQTNGRRSERGMEVDEEEGGAGPSALPQEEDDDPARRRELRSRYRDLINSVQQNREDMLSPANNKLTDVLEEANRLFVNVRQAREAALDAHLLVLATDLGKEKASQLHADGSAFDLAAYAEHLLSFMGINRLEDEDDDEDGGVGGYLPPDAWHRLNKKASTCFRIAPLFHFMLGSFEAEPPQPRQRVERQRRVPSKEAKRVMPTQLNKMAESHQEATEKEVERILGCLQSYFADDPESPISYYEFVIDPTSFARTVENIFHTSFLVRDGLAKIYLDDDKLPCIAPVEDGEVEPGASTNRQQCIVSICPSEWKEIIRVFEIKEALIPASAIPSQED, from the exons ATGTCAGAGTCGAGGCGAAGGTCCGCTAAAGGAGGGCAGCAGCAGGAGGCCAGCTCCCAGACCAATGGGCGCAGGTCAGAGCGAGGGATGGAGGTGGACGAGGAAGAGGGTGGAGCAGGTCCGTCTGCGCTCCCGCAGGAGGAGGACGACGACCCAGCCCGACGGAGAGAGCTTCGGAGCCGCTACCGAGACCTCATCAACTCTGTTCAGC AGAACCGTGAGGATATGTTGAGCCCTGCCAACAATAAGCTGACTGATGTTCTGGAGGAAGCAAACCGACTCTTTGTCAATG TTCGGCAGGCAAGAGAGGCTGCCCTGGATGCCCATCTGCTGGTGCTGGCCACTGACCTAGGCAAGGAGAAAGCCAGCCAGCTGCATGCCGATGGCTCTGCCTTTGACCTCGCCGCCTATGCTGAACACTTG CTGTCCTTTATGGGCATAAACCGTcttgaggatgaggatgatgacgAGGATGGCGGAGTTGGGGGCTATTTACCTCCAGATGCTTGGCACAGACTGAACAAGAAAGCCTCAACCTGTTTCAGAATTGCCCCCTTATTCCATTTCAT GCTGGGCTCGTTTGAGGCAGAGCCTCCCCAACCCAGGCAGCGTgtggagaggcagaggagggttCCCAGCAAGGAGGCCAAGAGGGTCATGCCCACTCag TTGAACAAGATGGCTGAATCGCACCAGGAGGCCACTGagaaagaggtggagaggaTTCTGGGATGCCTGCAGAGCTATTTTGCTGATGACC CGGAATCTCCCATATCCTACTATGAGTTTGTGATAGACCCCACGTCATTTGCACGGACAGTTGAGAACATATTCCACACCTCCTTTTTGGTCCGG GATGGACTGGCTAAGATTTACTTGGACGATGATAAGCTTCCCTGTATCG CCCCTGTGGAGGATGGAGAAGTCGAACCAGGTGCCTCCACTAACAGGCAGCAGTGCATTGTCTCCATCTGCCCATCTGAGTGGAAG GAGATTATCAGAGTGTTTGAAATCAAAGAGGCCTTAATTCCAGCGTCTGCTATCCCCTCTCAGGAGGACTGA